A window of Glycine soja cultivar W05 chromosome 13, ASM419377v2, whole genome shotgun sequence genomic DNA:
tttaaaaagttaaaatcttaaattattatataaaattatttctgtaTTAATGACATATATTAATgtcatattttaattagttttattttctgttgTAATGTGTATTAGTATCATACTTTAATTGGTATTGTTacctattttaatatatagtattaatcaatatttattttgattgattaacCTGATTATAAAACAAGGTTCAGTCAATCACGAGGGAAATATCTTTTTCagaacctttattttttttcctgcgAGTTCCTAGGTTAGTCTCACAAAACTACTTGTCAGTTTTGTTGTCCCAAAAATCATTTTGGGAAGAATCTATTATATTCTGGGAGACTTGGACATATTTGACGGATAAGTTCTTGGGAAGAACCTATTATATGAGCTGTCTCAGCCTCTCTTAAATAGAATTGAAAGTTTTTTAATAGGATGAAAGAGAAGCTTGAGGACACTAAATAACAATGTTtgctgtgatttttttttttttttttgtgtttggtgaatcgtatattaatttataagatCATGGTTTTTGAGTGCTTATCAATGGAGAATACAAAATATAAGCTTACTTGCTAATGAAGAGACCTTTGATCTTTGTTTTTCTAAAGCGGGTCTTCTTACAAGTGCTTAAGACCAACGTGTGGGTCCATATATATGATTATGCAATTATAAAAGATCTTTACCTACAGTATGCACATAGTATATGCGtatgtattttttctttttttaagtacatgtgaaaaaaattaactttataaagaaaaatagaggagTTACAGTTGTGGGGATTGAACCTAACAATACGCAATTAAAATTCGTAACCCTCTACTGCAGTTCCACCTTTTGATACCACATTTCATGATTTGTGGATGTTGGAATTAGATTGGACTAGATAAATTAATTGTCTTGAAAATGCTTGGATAGAAAGGTCCGAAAGCATTGTTGTGGCATTTGTGAATGGCATTGAGAGAGAGGATTTATATGTGCGTCGATTGAAAGCCTTTTAGGagaactaatatatatttttttaatagcgaGAATACTAGCTCTTTGAAATGAGATGAGACTCACTTTTGGACcaatatgtttttatcttaGTATCCATCACCTTATGAGGTGTTAAGCATATCAGTTCTATGTTTTGGAGATATTGGTTTCAAAGTTTTCTCACAATTTTGCTACCACATACTTGGTTTGACAATTAGCATTTTCGTTTATTTGCTTTTGAGGAGAtgctttaagtgagaaaaatgCTACGAGGAGGTAGCTAGTGACAAGCAATTGATTGAGTATCTTCGAATAAATAATTGTGTTACTATTGGTAAAATGAGTATTTCATGGTGCTTCGCTGGCAACCAATTTCAAtggatatatatattgaataatcCACTTGCTGCATGTTAGCTTATACGTTGATTGATAATGCTGCGgtgaaatttttgtttatcattATAACTGAATGTGGTTTGATaactttatttgaatttaatttgttaatgtgaCTTGAATTGTGTTACATTGCGAACttgttatatattaatataaaacattGTGTTATATTACCTGTTATGCTACAAAATTCATATCCCCTACATGGATTGGTATCTTGATTTAAGTGTGTATCATACTTTGATGGTTTTTTTAAGGATAAGAATTGATTATTATTCTAAAGTGATGTGATAGAAATATTTGAGGtaacatttaatatattatgttgAGTTGGTTTTGGCACATGGCCAGACTTGGATTGAAGAAgtaggattttatttttatgttttatttttttaagaacttggtctataaataattgatatttaaattCAGTCATTATgtctttagttttattttattttattttatttgctcTCTCTCAAATAATTGCATAATATGTATGAagttgttgttgctaaggttTTTTCTGAAATGACTCATATACTTGAAATGCTCATTACcaattttgtgaaaatattgGTTCCACGAAGGTAAGCGTCAGTCCAAGTAGTTGAGTATGAATCAcaacaaagagagaaaatgtTAGTCTGTCTGAAAGAAATCATGGTGCAATAAGCCAACAACTTTGTCTTGTCCCAGTGAGTTGTGTGAAACTTGCTTGTGAGAGAACGTCTGTTTTTAATTTCCTGATTTTGCATCATTCTTAAACTGTTATATTAATTACATAAGATGGAAATAATCAAGgccttgtttctttttattcttagccaaaaagccaacCTTTGATAAGAAATTATCCCATGCACCTTATTTGAGCCAAAAAATGATAATGTTTTTCTAAAAACCCCTAAGCCTATTTTTAATTATCTCCTACCTTATTTTAGGATTTAAGAGAGCATAAGGGTTTTAGTCATGATATGCCCCTAATTTGGGGGAGGACTAGGGTAAAGATAAGGGCAGAAAATAAATAGGTGTCATAAGTGTTGTTAGAACAATAAATTGAGACTGAAAAACAAATAAGCCTAGGCTAAATAAGTAGAAATTTTTCTAAGATAAATGCTATCTTATaatcctaattttttaaatcccaaaaaaaccataatttcttttattagccAGGCCACATTACTAGTCaataaaagtccttagtgatccactAAGTGTAAGCAAGATAACTTTAACTAAGATGAAGTGCAAAATTGGGAACATTAATCGCAGGTCGTAGGAATTTTAAACACTCATCCAAGACACTTGTGTGTAGAGAGAAACACTAAAACCTTGTGAGGAAAAGTGAGGCAAGCCGacctaattgatttctactactgaCCAATTCTATCTCAATGTTTATCTATGCTTCCATTGCAAAATCATGGCAAACGCAAGAAGGTCCAGTTGAGGGAATTTGAAAAATTGCAGCTATTGAAAGTGTTGGAGCATATAGAGCCtcctttcatctttatttttgcttggggacaagcaaagttcttaatttgggggattttgataaTTGCTAAATATTAGTTGTTTTCCATAATGAAAGTATcctttaaaatgattatttagcagttattcaTGCTTAATTGTTAAGAATTGATGTTTTTCCTATTCatggcttgcagatatgaaaagaaGGGATTAAAAAcctaaaagatgaagaaaatagcaaaaatttaaaaaatgaccaACCCAAGACACGCTCAGCGCGAAAACAAGAACTGGCGCTAAGCAAGGAAGAGGCGTGCTAAACGCGAATACAGACACTCGCACCAAGCGACTAGAGCGCAatttatcaaaatcataggccaaaatatacaaatatcaagagcacaatttatcaagcaattctcATCAgaatatcaatattttatttataatagtaaaggaaaaattgcaatttaataaacatcccaaaataaaaccctaatttaatcctctaaggatccctacatatgttctcactaacccccaattgtgaataactcatcccttacctctaagcggactcacgtgtcttccgacagcgatagtggcatctctagcggttctctaagattcctccagtttttcctcCGACTACTCCGATAGAGTTCACAAACGTGAGAGAgacggagaaaggattgaagcctccatatGTATTGTCTTcgtgcgattcctttttctctctccatgaATATTATCTCGTAAATCCCAATGGTGAAAGTGTGCAGAATTGAATTGCAAACTACATATCaagatttcatgaaaatccaacggttaacgaaaccgcgatcgtagttttactgagactaTTTTGGATTTCTGCGGGAAAAGAGAAAACTACGATGcgaagggtatttctcttagctccgAAATGTCTTTTTGCAATTCACAatggtgagaatgctcggaattgggttgcgaatatggtgctcaaatttcacgacgatccaacggagTCCGatatcgtcgtttttctgagacagatttggtgggctgcgggaaaaagaaagagtttttgGGAAAAAGGAAAGGGAAAACGAAATTGAAAAGATGAACAGTCGTAAAAGCTACCGTCTGACCTAACATATCGCTATTTATACCTAAGATACTCAcaacctattattttatttatttttattattttataaaacaaactctattttatttgttatcaaatgcataaataaaatacctttttattttctctcaaactattatttcaatacacttatttctctttatttatttaattacaaaaaccttatcataaaattctatttatttacaaataacaaCTCCTTTCAAATTAGTCTACGAAAAATGGAATGTTACACATAGATAGATTGCATTGTgcccatgcatcaaagcaagcatctagaattagaacttcatgcattttatctattgaatctttgcaaagatatttgggagatagataggtaagATTGTCATCGTAAGACATCAGGGACAAGTAttctaatagatgtgggtagaaaAAATTCAGCTAATTGATTTAGAAAAATCTCAATTAAtacatcttaggcaaataaGGCATATTAGATCCTAATATTCCTTTCTCATTGAATTCtctattatttctttttgttttctattaatatctattatttagttgttgttcttttaaattcatcttttatacctcatcttatctttttcttttataaattagaaattatccAACACAAGTACAAAACAAAGTCCTAGTGAAAATCGATACTCAAACTTTCGAGTCTTTACTACTTAAATATTTGGTATACTTACCAAACGGTTAACACATACTATATAGTTCAGAAGTCCCATAATTTTAACAGCATAATCCAGAAGCATTGTTAAGCAATATTTTGCACATCCAATTTTAATGTTACACTAGACACTGATGCTACTTATTACCCTTTAGTAACGCCAGCTTCTTGCCATTACAATTTCAAACTCAATTAACATAAAATAGCAAGAGGTACAAGGAAGCATAGAGAGGTCCCATGTAAAATTGGAAGGTAAAAAACAGTGGTGAAATATCATATTGTAAAGTTGAATGTTAAGCATACTTCCTCTGTTCCTCATACTTGCATCTAATTTGTTATAtagattaaatttgattaaCACTTTATGAGGATTCGTCAAATTTCCCCAGATACCTCTCCCTTTTTCATCCCTAGAACCTCCCTTAATTGTTTGAAATATATTACATTGATATTCAATACATTACACTCACCCCTtattacccaaaaaaaaaacattatattatgTATCACTATAAGGGAGTTGCTATATACGTTGAAAAAGCAGGAGGGGTCATATGCAATCTAAAACATCCTCAAGAAATAATAACAGTGTAATTTActctattatatattaatgttatCACTTATCGTCAGTCGTCacaatttaaaacttaaaacagcAAGCCTTACAAGGGAGCATAGTGATATAAAAGTGAAAGGTAAGAAAAAGGCAATGCTCAGGTATTATTTCCCAAGTTAAATGTTAAAGAAAGTACATCTTACTAGTTGACTTGTATTTATTGATTGTATATACGAACAAAAAGATTACATTTCATTTAGTTTCAACCAACAAGGCTGAAACAGAAACCCAGAAGAAGATACAGGAAGcagatataaaagaaaaattttccTACACAGAATCAGTTTCCTCTTTACCAACGCTTTCTTCATTCTGCAAGGTAGCTGGAGAATTTGCGGCAGAGTTTTCAGCAGTTACAGCACCAGTACCATCACCATCTTGGTTGCTAAAAAGGGATGAAAACGAAAATGGATTGGAGGTGGAGCTTGCTTTCTGAAGACCCTTTATGGCTCTCATAGCAGCAAGAGTGCTACGATATATGTACACAGTTTCATCCCCAAGAGTTGAGGATGCCTCAGGTAAGGCATTTGTTGCGCTATCTACCGGTGGTCTAGACTGATTTTCTGGAGGGGGAGTAGATTGGATTACTTCTGCTTGCAGGGGAAAGAGCAGCTCTAGATTTTCCTCACATTCATGGACTAACCTTGTGAGAGGTTCAGTCGTGAAAAAAGGTTGACGAAGAACAAGTTGTGTAAAAGGCAGACGCAACAACCCACCAGTTCTTTTATCATACTTCTTCAAAATTTTAACTAGTCCTGTTGAAATGGAAATAGGTTAATGTCTTGAGACTTAACAATTAGCTAACTGAAACCCCATCAGGTGTGAAATATATGAATCATATAATCTTTTTAGGCAATATCAAGAAACCTTACAGAAATGACACTTCCACGACAGCCATACTTTAgatcaaaagaaaagattagATTAATTAGATGATGTACCTGCAAAGTTTAATGAACTGTAGTTTTTGAGGAGCACCATCTCTCCATGGATGGTGACCAAGTCCTTCCTGATGTCCATCATTTCTTCACTGAATTCACAGTCAGAAGTGTACACTTCACCCTGGCTGCTTTTTTCTTTAAGACACTCAATTCTCTCCTTCAGCTCCTGTTCAAAGTTTCAGGCAAAAATCAGGGAGGAAATAGAGCTATGTTTTGTCACTCAATGGTATTATAATTGAAAGATATTCTCCAGGCATTAGGCAATATACTTTATATCGATCTATTATCCATGCACTTTAACAGTTGGATTCAGTATACAATACATGACTGAAATGTCAATAATTAATTCCCTAGAGTAGGAAAAACAGACAACAATAGCTAGATCCACTCTTGAACATCATCAATCAAATTTTGTGAGTGAGCTATGCCATTGCAGATTCCGTGTCTCACATTAACACTAGGATAAATTTTGCACTAGAAAAGAGGTTTTATCCAGCTTGCAGGGAGAACATATAGAGGAATCTTGTACTAATAACATTATAACTGACTAAATTGAGTAAATTTAGATCTGCTACATTGTAGAAGAAGAATATATCTATTTGTCACATTAATTCCTAACAGTTTTTTATGCCATTTTATTATTCATCATATTAATCAAAACTTGAGAATCAAATTGTTTGTGGAAAAATCACTCTAATTGGTAAGGAGCTGCATAAGACTTTAAAGAGAAAACAGAGAATGAATCTCAATTctaacccatccatgaaggcaCATACTTATCATTTACCGACATTATAAATTAATCACCAAGAGTGCCTTATGATGAATGTCACACCTTGGGCAAAACTTGGAAGCCTAATTACATTCCTTGATGTAGTTTGGACTCCaatgagttagttagttagcAGCTAGGAGTATGGACTCTTGGTCTCACATAGCTACAAGTTTTATAAATCAtcagatttggataaatttatcaCACATGAAGCATTCCTTTTCAACAGGCAGTTTGAGCTTATACAATGAGCAACAGCCCATATAAGTATACCTTGAAAGTTGTCAGTGCCACAAGAGTGTCTCTCATAAGTCTTAATTGCAAAaccatatcattttcatctaCTACTCCCTGTCCCAGCAATTTGAGTTAAATTCAAATCTAACAGACTCAATTTACTAATAGATTGATTCAGCAACTGGATATAGGAACATATTGGATGGCTAGgataatatcataataaaaccTAAAAAATGACAGACTATTGTATTCATGTATAGTAGGATTACAAACAGACAGATGGAAGCTATTGATTCTATTGAACCTTTACCAAGGTTATGCTCATACTAGgttattttgtatatttcttaaaaaaactcaaataaccCACATGGTACCAGACATCCGTAAGCATGCTGCACAGGAGaacacccaacaaaactaatttCAGAGTTTCATATTAATTTAGTCAGAAACTTCGGAGTTTTTGCAGTGTATCTacctaaaacttcatcaaaccAAGACCTTTCTCAATACCCAATTGTGCAAACACGATTTTCTAACTACCAATTACCCATTTTGATTGAAATCAACAAGAGTGGTTTGGGGTCAGTttgttttacataaaaaaaaacaattctcCACACTCTGCACATGTACCCATATAAAATTCATGGTTGAGATTAAGTTACACACATATTCTAATTAGGTTAAACAGTTTAAAAATGAATTCTTTACAACTTTAAAACAAAGGGGCACTTAGTATTCCAACATACCATATACCCATAACAACGCGTGCCTATACATATACCAAATAAAAATTAGGGTTTGATCAAGCCAAGAGCTTTCTCAAATACCCAATTGTGCAAACATAATTTCAAGGTTTTTAGGTACAATTCCGTTTCCTAGATATCAAGGACGGCAATGAAACTGCGACCGCaaccgcaatttaaaaccttcgCAATTTACTAGTTATCCATTTGAACAGAAaccaacaagaacaaaaaaaaaagttcaaagcaaaaaagaaaaagtggggAAGAACCTGGAAGCGAATAACAAACTCTTCCTCTTTGTCCACATAGAAATCATTGAACTTTTCAAGCTCTTCATTGAGAATCCTCACGAACCAAGCCTGAAGAAGTTGTGGCGAAGAGGGTTGTTGGAGAAGGTGAAGAGGGAGATTGATGGGTATATCAGTGATGGCGGTAGTGATTGAAGGAAGGTTCTGTTTGAGAAGCTTCTTCAATGGTTTGTAGCAAAGGAACTTGTCCCTCCACTCAGGGATGGTGTCTTCCAAATGGGTCTTGAACTCTTTCCCAAATTTCATTGCTGGGGTGAGTGATGAATTGATTGTGATGTTATGATGATCACAGTTGAAAGTTCCACGATTGGATTTGGGTTTGAGtttgcatatttatttaagaatgTTTTGTGAGTGCGAAGGAATCTATAgaatgtgttgttttctttttttttttatgtg
This region includes:
- the LOC114380741 gene encoding SPX domain-containing protein 4, with the translated sequence MKFGKEFKTHLEDTIPEWRDKFLCYKPLKKLLKQNLPSITTAITDIPINLPLHLLQQPSSPQLLQAWFVRILNEELEKFNDFYVDKEEEFVIRFQELKERIECLKEKSSQGEVYTSDCEFSEEMMDIRKDLVTIHGEMVLLKNYSSLNFAGLVKILKKYDKRTGGLLRLPFTQLVLRQPFFTTEPLTRLVHECEENLELLFPLQAEVIQSTPPPENQSRPPVDSATNALPEASSTLGDETVYIYRSTLAAMRAIKGLQKASSTSNPFSFSSLFSNQDGDGTGAVTAENSAANSPATLQNEESVGKEETDSV